One window from the genome of Rhea pennata isolate bPtePen1 chromosome 16, bPtePen1.pri, whole genome shotgun sequence encodes:
- the ATP5F1E gene encoding ATP synthase subunit epsilon, mitochondrial produces the protein MVSYWRQAGLSYIRYSQICAQVVRAAMKPQYKAEAERAATATVKTVKPKKE, from the exons ATGGTGTCGTACTGGCGGCAGGCCGGGCTCAG TTACATCCGGTACTCCCAGATCTGTGCCCAGGTCGTTAGAGCAGCAATGAAGCCTCAGTACAAAGCAGAGGCGGAGAGGGCGGCCACGGCCACTGTGAAAACAGTGAAGCCCAAGAAGGAATGA